From a single Lewinella sp. LCG006 genomic region:
- a CDS encoding DUF5916 domain-containing protein, whose amino-acid sequence MTKQLLLLLLLCSSLIPSFSQMALQMASEEQEEGLYLRKSQEKITIDGQLDEAAWFTGRPAVDFWENFPSDTSRCAWKTEIYMTFDENNLYIGAKCYAPGNKYVTPSLRRDYRAGGSDNITFLLDPFRDRTNAFVFGMNPYGVMREALISNGGRSNDDWLGEWDNKWQGESAIFDDYWSCEIAIPFSTIRFPEGQVDWYFNSYRFDTQSNTRSTWQPIPQNQIIMSLAYMGNMQWEEAPTTNNSSISLIPYLSGATQRDYEEGLPSTSTFGVGGDAKIAVTSGLNLDLTVNPDFSQVEVDQQVINLSRFEVFFPERRQFFLENADLFGTFGDDQVNPFFSRRIGVSQDTSTGAAISNPIYYGARLSGKLDNNWRLGLLNMQTAKDDENGLPSYNYTVAALQRKMFSRSNLGFIFVNKQTFADLAGDTLNNAYNRVAGLDYNLASADNRWNGKFYFHHSFSPTQGKNPFSHGARVDYLERRYAFGMEQRYVGEEYDAEVGFVPRKNYWQINPRGELFFYPEKGPINRHGPRFRSRFLWTPEEGNTDRFMFLSWDISFTNNSRLSFDFGNEYVYLLEDFDPTNTDATPLPGATGYTYNRLSMEYNSDSRKTFSYRLEPTAGQFFNGYRYGLQTNITWRYQPLGQISLTTNYSYIDLPDPYASASLFLIGPRIDLTFTKNIFLTTFFQYNSQIDNFNVNARMQWRFAPVSDFFLVYTDNYNSLDWNVKNRSIVAKVTYWLNT is encoded by the coding sequence ATGACAAAGCAACTTTTGCTATTGTTACTGCTTTGCAGTAGCCTTATACCGTCTTTTTCCCAGATGGCCTTGCAAATGGCAAGCGAGGAGCAAGAAGAGGGGCTCTATCTGCGAAAATCTCAAGAGAAAATCACTATCGATGGTCAGCTCGATGAGGCCGCCTGGTTTACGGGAAGACCTGCAGTTGATTTTTGGGAGAACTTCCCTTCCGACACTTCTCGGTGTGCGTGGAAGACAGAAATTTACATGACCTTCGATGAAAACAACCTCTACATCGGTGCCAAATGCTATGCTCCGGGTAATAAATATGTGACCCCGAGCTTGCGCCGGGATTATCGGGCGGGCGGTAGTGATAATATCACATTTCTACTTGATCCTTTTCGCGATCGTACCAATGCTTTCGTTTTTGGGATGAACCCTTACGGTGTTATGCGGGAAGCACTGATTTCTAATGGAGGAAGAAGTAACGACGACTGGCTGGGAGAATGGGACAATAAGTGGCAGGGCGAATCAGCCATTTTTGATGATTACTGGTCTTGTGAAATCGCCATCCCTTTTAGTACCATACGTTTCCCGGAAGGGCAAGTAGACTGGTATTTCAATAGTTACCGTTTTGATACGCAAAGTAATACCCGCTCTACCTGGCAGCCGATTCCCCAGAATCAGATCATTATGAGCTTGGCCTATATGGGCAATATGCAGTGGGAAGAAGCACCTACCACAAACAATAGTAGTATCTCGCTCATTCCTTACCTTAGTGGAGCTACCCAACGTGATTATGAAGAGGGCTTACCGTCTACAAGTACTTTTGGCGTGGGTGGAGACGCCAAAATAGCCGTGACCTCCGGCCTTAATCTCGACCTGACGGTCAACCCCGATTTTAGTCAGGTAGAAGTAGATCAGCAAGTGATCAATCTTAGTCGGTTTGAAGTTTTCTTTCCGGAACGGCGACAGTTCTTTCTGGAGAACGCTGATCTTTTTGGCACCTTTGGCGATGATCAGGTCAATCCTTTTTTCTCCCGCAGAATTGGCGTTTCACAAGATACCAGCACTGGTGCTGCCATTTCCAATCCCATCTATTATGGTGCTCGCCTCAGTGGCAAGCTGGACAATAACTGGCGGCTAGGCCTTTTGAATATGCAAACGGCTAAGGATGACGAAAATGGGCTGCCCAGCTACAATTACACCGTAGCAGCTTTGCAAAGGAAAATGTTTTCACGCTCCAATCTAGGCTTCATTTTTGTAAACAAGCAAACCTTCGCCGATCTCGCTGGAGATACCCTCAATAATGCCTACAACCGTGTGGCAGGATTAGACTACAACCTGGCATCGGCGGATAATCGATGGAATGGCAAGTTTTACTTTCATCACTCTTTTTCACCGACGCAAGGAAAAAATCCTTTCTCGCATGGCGCTCGGGTCGATTACCTTGAACGGCGGTATGCGTTTGGAATGGAGCAGCGGTATGTAGGTGAAGAATACGATGCTGAAGTGGGCTTTGTTCCCCGTAAAAACTATTGGCAAATTAACCCTAGAGGGGAGCTGTTTTTTTATCCTGAAAAAGGCCCCATCAACCGGCATGGCCCCCGCTTCCGATCACGTTTTTTGTGGACCCCCGAAGAGGGTAATACCGATAGGTTTATGTTTTTATCCTGGGATATTAGCTTTACAAATAATAGCCGGCTGAGTTTCGATTTTGGGAATGAGTATGTATATCTGTTGGAGGATTTTGATCCTACCAATACCGATGCTACACCCCTGCCAGGAGCTACCGGCTACACCTATAACCGGTTGTCGATGGAATACAATTCTGACAGCCGTAAAACCTTCTCGTATCGACTAGAGCCCACAGCAGGCCAGTTTTTCAATGGCTATCGCTACGGCTTGCAAACCAATATCACCTGGCGTTACCAGCCGCTGGGGCAGATCTCCCTGACGACGAATTACAGTTACATCGACCTTCCTGATCCCTACGCCAGCGCCAGCTTATTTTTGATTGGTCCTCGTATTGACCTGACCTTTACGAAAAATATTTTCCTCACCACCTTTTTTCAGTACAATAGCCAAATCGACAATTTCAATGTCAATGCACGTATGCAATGGCGTTTTGCTCCAGTCTCTGATTTCTTTTTGGTGTATACCGATAATTACAATTCACTGGATTGGAATGTGAAAAACCGGTCGATCGTAGCAAAGGTGACGTATTGGTTAAATACATAG
- a CDS encoding transposase — protein sequence MAKFKNYEIGSDHSVMIDLSQHLPSEHLSKQMERIISSLDTSAIEATYSGLGQNALHPKLLLSIIFYGYAVGIRSGRKLAKACEENLGFIYLSKNYGPQKSCINDFRRDNYLHFGDLFVQVLKKCQEFGLGDATFSIVDGSKEESNSSKGRTKTAAQYEKWQQVLLDDIASLEKEPSDEGSQKKNSSEQTPVQKNQ from the coding sequence ATGGCGAAATTTAAGAATTATGAAATCGGGTCTGATCACTCAGTGATGATTGATTTAAGCCAACATCTTCCTTCCGAGCACCTAAGCAAGCAGATGGAGAGGATAATATCCAGCTTAGATACAAGTGCCATTGAGGCAACATATAGTGGTCTTGGACAAAATGCTTTGCATCCTAAATTACTGCTCAGTATCATTTTTTATGGATATGCCGTAGGCATTCGGAGCGGTCGGAAGTTAGCCAAAGCCTGTGAGGAAAACCTTGGCTTCATTTATTTGAGTAAAAACTATGGTCCTCAAAAGAGTTGCATCAATGATTTTCGTAGAGATAACTATCTGCATTTTGGAGATCTTTTCGTCCAAGTACTAAAAAAGTGTCAGGAATTTGGTTTGGGGGATGCCACTTTTAGTATTGTGGATGGTAGCAAAGAGGAATCCAATAGCTCCAAGGGTCGGACAAAAACGGCAGCACAATATGAAAAATGGCAACAGGTACTCTTGGATGATATTGCCTCATTAGAAAAAGAGCCTTCTGATGAGGGATCTCAAAAAAAAAATAGTAGCGAACAAACGCCTGTACAAAAAAATCAGTGA
- a CDS encoding carboxy terminal-processing peptidase has protein sequence MNFKKSIFFSLVAVLMLAAFMYPQLSDEQKEAVLLQTLVKGMERYHYSPQDIDDNFSEKIYDLYLDGIDGGKRFLTAKEVAQLEKYRHDIDDQINDSKFTFFNLTQELMDKALVRAQGYYKDILATPFDFSTGESVELDGEKRAYASDEKELWQYWQKYLKYETLDRYAEAIDKREKGEEDFAGKTNEELEAKARADVMTMFDRWFDRLIKLDREDRMSQYLNAFTSVFDPHTSYYKPIDKENFDIRFSGKLEGIGARLLTEGDYTKVTEIVVGGPAWKGKELEANDIITKVAQEGEAPVDIKGMVIDDVVSQIRGSKDTKVILTVKKVDGSEKEITITRDIVILDESFAKSLIIDGQAPGEKIGYISLPSFYADFQDRDGRHCADDVEKELSKLKNAGVDGIILDLRNNGGGSLRDVVKMSGFFIERGPIVQVKSRDYEPEVLMDVDPQVQYDGPLVVMVNNFSASASEILAAALQDYGRAVIVGSNSTFGKGTVQRFIDLDRTLRGFENVKPLGQVKLTTQKFYRIDGGSTQLRGVTPDIILPDSYAYIETGEKEEEYAMPWTEIAAVDYEQKVLSMSHLEQIEARSKARVAKNEVFGKIQANAARLQKLRDLTDYPLNLQDYQSLEAARTADADRFKNLFDEVIIPSARNLEVDLPTFAADESKKARNEDFLKGVSKDLYIYEVLSIMHDIIELERIAIED, from the coding sequence ATGAACTTCAAAAAATCAATTTTCTTTTCGCTGGTTGCTGTATTAATGCTTGCAGCATTCATGTACCCACAGTTAAGCGACGAGCAAAAGGAAGCCGTTCTCTTACAGACCCTCGTCAAAGGCATGGAGCGCTACCACTATAGCCCCCAGGATATTGACGATAACTTTTCCGAAAAAATTTACGACCTCTATCTAGATGGTATTGATGGCGGCAAACGTTTCCTCACCGCTAAGGAAGTAGCCCAGTTGGAGAAATACCGCCACGACATTGATGATCAAATCAATGATAGTAAGTTTACCTTCTTCAACCTTACCCAAGAGTTGATGGACAAAGCACTGGTACGGGCTCAAGGGTACTACAAAGATATCCTTGCGACGCCCTTCGATTTCTCCACCGGAGAGTCGGTAGAGCTTGACGGAGAAAAGCGTGCCTACGCCAGCGATGAAAAAGAGCTGTGGCAATACTGGCAAAAATACCTCAAGTACGAAACGCTTGACCGGTACGCCGAAGCCATTGATAAAAGAGAAAAAGGCGAAGAAGATTTTGCCGGAAAAACAAATGAGGAATTAGAAGCAAAGGCACGTGCCGACGTAATGACGATGTTTGATCGTTGGTTTGATCGCCTGATCAAGCTGGATCGCGAGGATCGGATGAGCCAGTACCTCAACGCTTTCACCAGTGTCTTTGACCCACACACCAGCTACTACAAGCCGATCGATAAAGAAAACTTCGACATCCGCTTTAGTGGTAAGTTGGAAGGTATTGGTGCTCGTCTTCTTACCGAAGGCGACTATACCAAGGTTACGGAAATCGTAGTCGGTGGCCCCGCCTGGAAAGGCAAGGAATTGGAAGCCAACGACATTATCACTAAAGTAGCCCAAGAGGGCGAGGCCCCTGTAGATATCAAAGGCATGGTCATTGACGATGTGGTTTCTCAAATTCGCGGGAGCAAGGACACTAAAGTTATCCTTACCGTTAAGAAAGTTGATGGCAGCGAAAAAGAAATTACTATCACGCGTGATATTGTGATTTTAGACGAAAGCTTTGCCAAATCACTCATCATCGATGGTCAGGCACCCGGCGAGAAAATTGGTTATATTTCCCTGCCCAGCTTCTATGCTGATTTCCAGGATCGTGACGGTCGCCACTGCGCCGACGATGTGGAAAAGGAGCTTAGTAAACTCAAAAATGCTGGCGTTGATGGTATCATCCTCGACCTACGTAATAATGGTGGTGGTAGCCTCCGCGACGTAGTGAAAATGTCGGGTTTCTTCATCGAGCGTGGTCCTATTGTTCAGGTAAAATCACGTGATTACGAGCCTGAAGTACTAATGGATGTTGATCCACAAGTACAATACGACGGCCCACTGGTAGTGATGGTCAATAACTTTAGCGCCAGTGCAAGTGAGATTCTTGCCGCAGCTTTACAAGACTATGGCCGTGCGGTCATTGTGGGTAGCAATTCTACCTTTGGTAAGGGTACCGTACAACGTTTTATCGACCTTGATCGCACCTTGCGTGGTTTTGAAAACGTGAAGCCACTCGGACAAGTGAAATTGACGACACAGAAATTCTACCGTATCGATGGTGGTTCTACCCAATTGCGTGGTGTAACCCCCGATATCATCCTGCCTGACAGCTACGCTTACATTGAAACAGGGGAAAAAGAAGAGGAGTACGCTATGCCGTGGACCGAAATTGCGGCCGTGGATTATGAGCAGAAGGTGTTGAGCATGTCGCACCTGGAGCAAATTGAAGCCCGTAGCAAAGCTCGCGTTGCTAAAAACGAGGTATTTGGCAAGATACAAGCCAACGCTGCTCGTTTGCAAAAACTACGCGATCTGACAGATTACCCGCTCAACCTACAGGACTACCAAAGCCTCGAAGCTGCGCGTACTGCAGATGCTGATCGCTTCAAGAACCTCTTCGACGAGGTCATTATCCCAAGCGCTCGCAACCTGGAGGTAGACCTGCCGACTTTTGCTGCGGATGAAAGCAAAAAGGCGCGTAACGAAGATTTCCTCAAAGGCGTTTCCAAAGATCTTTACATCTACGAAGTACTCTCCATCATGCACGATATCATCGAGCTGGAGCGTATCGCCATTGAAGATTAA
- a CDS encoding rhodanese-related sulfurtransferase, protein MSRRLHNLVNNDELKRRMETSEEARTTLSFYQYHQIDNPQAFRDQLFRDWSKLGVFGRIYVAKEGINGQISVPTAGFEAFKAEMFRIPFLNGIRLNIAIDDDGKSFYKLKIKVRDKIVADGLDDETFDVTKRGKHLSAREVNELMAREDAIVVDMRNHYESEVGYFKDAIRPDVETFREALPLVEDMLQDAKDKPIIMYCTGGIRCEKASAYYLHKGFEAVHMIDGGIIEYARQCEEEGLENQFLGKNFVFDERLGERISGEIVSKCHQCGKPSDTHTNCVNTACHILFIQCEECAEKHQGCCSKECTDFAALPEEEQERLRPTMSFNGTKFGKGRYKANRQSDPVI, encoded by the coding sequence ATGTCAAGACGTTTACACAACCTCGTCAATAACGACGAGCTCAAGCGCCGTATGGAAACCTCCGAGGAGGCGCGAACCACCCTTTCTTTCTATCAGTATCACCAAATCGATAATCCCCAGGCTTTTCGCGATCAACTCTTCAGAGATTGGTCTAAGCTTGGTGTTTTTGGCCGTATCTACGTCGCCAAAGAGGGCATCAATGGTCAGATTTCAGTACCCACTGCTGGTTTTGAAGCGTTCAAGGCGGAGATGTTCCGTATTCCATTTTTAAATGGTATCCGCCTGAATATCGCGATTGACGACGATGGGAAGTCTTTTTACAAGCTGAAAATAAAAGTCCGCGACAAGATTGTTGCGGATGGACTTGATGATGAAACTTTCGACGTGACCAAGCGCGGCAAGCATCTTTCGGCACGCGAGGTGAACGAATTGATGGCGAGGGAAGATGCCATTGTCGTGGACATGCGTAATCACTACGAAAGCGAAGTGGGCTACTTCAAGGATGCTATCCGTCCAGACGTGGAGACCTTCCGAGAAGCCCTTCCCCTGGTGGAAGACATGCTACAAGACGCCAAGGATAAACCCATTATCATGTACTGTACGGGAGGGATTCGCTGTGAAAAAGCCAGTGCCTACTACCTACATAAAGGTTTCGAAGCGGTACACATGATTGATGGCGGCATCATAGAATACGCCCGCCAGTGCGAAGAAGAAGGTCTGGAGAACCAGTTTCTAGGCAAAAATTTCGTCTTTGATGAGCGACTGGGCGAGCGTATTTCCGGTGAAATCGTTTCCAAGTGCCACCAGTGTGGCAAACCCAGCGATACCCACACCAACTGCGTGAATACGGCTTGCCATATTCTTTTCATTCAGTGCGAAGAATGTGCAGAAAAGCACCAGGGCTGTTGTTCGAAAGAATGCACCGATTTCGCCGCGCTGCCCGAAGAAGAACAGGAACGCCTGCGCCCAACGATGAGCTTCAACGGGACGAAGTTTGGGAAAGGCCGCTATAAGGCCAATCGGCAGAGTGATCCGGTGATTTAA
- the rsmI gene encoding 16S rRNA (cytidine(1402)-2'-O)-methyltransferase, which produces MSGKLYLVPTPIGNLEDMTLRALRILKEVALILAEDTRTSKRLLQHYEIETPLRAFHAHNEHKVTDRLVAELQAGAEWALVTDAGSPGISDPGFLLVRACVEAGVRVEALPGATALIPALTASGLPADKFHFEGFLPHKKGRQTRLQYLAELPVTFVMYESPYRLVKCLDQLIEQCGPERTACVARELTKMFEEVKTATLQELADYYRDKDKVKGEIVLVVAGK; this is translated from the coding sequence ATGTCCGGTAAACTCTATCTCGTTCCTACGCCCATCGGCAACCTTGAGGATATGACCTTGCGGGCATTACGTATCTTGAAGGAAGTCGCGCTGATATTGGCGGAGGACACCCGCACCAGCAAACGCCTCTTGCAGCATTATGAGATAGAGACGCCGCTAAGGGCTTTTCACGCCCATAACGAGCACAAAGTGACCGACCGACTGGTGGCAGAGCTACAAGCAGGAGCGGAGTGGGCGCTGGTCACCGATGCCGGAAGCCCGGGGATCAGTGATCCTGGATTTTTGTTGGTGCGCGCTTGTGTAGAAGCTGGGGTACGGGTGGAAGCATTGCCCGGAGCTACGGCACTCATCCCGGCGCTGACCGCCTCGGGTTTACCCGCCGATAAGTTTCATTTTGAAGGATTTTTGCCCCATAAGAAAGGCCGCCAGACACGGTTGCAATACCTGGCGGAGTTGCCGGTGACTTTTGTGATGTACGAATCACCCTATCGCCTGGTCAAGTGCCTGGATCAATTGATTGAGCAATGCGGGCCCGAGAGAACGGCCTGCGTGGCACGCGAACTCACAAAAATGTTCGAAGAAGTAAAAACGGCTACCCTACAAGAACTCGCGGATTACTACCGGGACAAGGACAAGGTCAAAGGCGAGATTGTATTGGTGGTAGCGGGGAAGTAA
- a CDS encoding TetR/AcrR family transcriptional regulator, whose protein sequence is MPVQKTTREDILQRCWEVINLHGYKGSSISMLAKAAGLGKAGLLHHFGSKEDLMHEVLEFSMDFFRSYVLAVADEEPLPLEQRLEKMLRRQNRLAKIDQRGCFFTNVIMEMGQEGIHNELLMAFYDEWKQTFARLLGNVLPEEKAKEQAYLMLLQYEGAITLYKLTGDEMHLESFVDRYVQILSL, encoded by the coding sequence ATGCCTGTACAAAAAACAACAAGAGAAGATATCCTTCAGCGCTGCTGGGAAGTGATCAATTTGCATGGTTACAAAGGTTCTTCTATCAGTATGCTGGCCAAGGCTGCGGGCCTGGGTAAGGCTGGTCTACTCCATCATTTTGGTTCTAAAGAAGACCTGATGCATGAGGTTTTAGAATTTTCTATGGATTTTTTCCGTAGTTACGTGCTGGCTGTCGCAGATGAGGAGCCGCTGCCTTTGGAGCAGCGCTTAGAGAAAATGCTCCGTCGTCAGAACCGTTTGGCAAAAATAGACCAACGCGGCTGTTTTTTTACCAATGTAATTATGGAGATGGGCCAGGAAGGGATTCACAATGAATTGCTGATGGCTTTTTACGACGAGTGGAAGCAAACTTTTGCTCGCCTGTTAGGGAACGTTTTGCCTGAGGAAAAGGCGAAAGAACAGGCTTACCTAATGCTGTTACAATACGAAGGTGCGATCACGCTTTACAAGCTCACCGGCGATGAAATGCACTTGGAGTCATTTGTAGATCGCTATGTGCAAATCTTAAGCTTATGA
- a CDS encoding alpha/beta fold hydrolase: protein MNYQQLIFKTMGLGINFYALFSKKRAGKKVYQLFTTPPKPQLREKELDFLATATRFNSERGGRKIVEYHWGVEGSPYILLSYGWGYNSGRWRYFVGPLVEAGYRVIAYDPPGHGQAVREQLDFVNNVDIIAALIRHYGRPEIMIGHSFGGSSSVQAMAVLPQSLHPQRMVVMGAFSNAQTSVFRSLKNGLGLTASVYQVFENCIQTAAGNRFRSFDIGRGTAALGHISALIVHDPQDKVTSGNQALGFHAYWPGSALYLPLGAKHHLGTPRVTKAIIDFALYGNLPQTATVQERPLPESYELATFYKR from the coding sequence ATGAATTATCAACAACTTATCTTCAAAACAATGGGGTTGGGTATCAACTTCTACGCTTTATTCAGCAAAAAGCGAGCAGGAAAGAAGGTTTACCAACTTTTCACCACGCCACCCAAACCGCAATTGCGGGAGAAGGAGCTCGATTTTCTAGCCACAGCCACGCGCTTTAATTCGGAGCGTGGAGGGCGGAAAATTGTAGAGTACCATTGGGGAGTAGAGGGGAGCCCTTACATTTTGCTGAGTTACGGATGGGGGTATAATTCGGGGCGTTGGCGCTACTTTGTGGGGCCTTTGGTGGAAGCGGGATATCGGGTGATTGCGTACGACCCACCGGGGCATGGGCAGGCTGTTAGGGAGCAGTTGGATTTTGTAAACAATGTTGACATTATTGCAGCTTTGATTCGCCATTACGGTCGGCCGGAAATAATGATTGGCCATTCCTTTGGTGGATCGAGTAGTGTGCAAGCTATGGCGGTGTTGCCCCAGTCACTTCACCCACAACGGATGGTGGTCATGGGGGCTTTTAGCAATGCTCAGACCAGCGTTTTTCGATCGTTGAAAAACGGTTTAGGTTTGACCGCGTCGGTATACCAAGTGTTTGAAAACTGTATTCAAACAGCGGCGGGAAATCGCTTTCGTTCTTTTGATATTGGCCGCGGGACGGCAGCTTTGGGGCATATTTCCGCGCTGATTGTTCACGACCCTCAAGATAAGGTTACCTCTGGCAACCAGGCTCTAGGTTTTCATGCTTATTGGCCAGGGAGTGCCCTGTACTTACCGCTAGGCGCCAAGCATCACCTGGGGACACCGCGGGTGACGAAGGCGATAATTGATTTTGCTTTGTACGGCAATTTGCCCCAAACTGCTACCGTGCAGGAGCGTCCATTGCCAGAAAGCTATGAATTAGCGACTTTTTACAAAAGGTAA
- the asnS gene encoding asparagine--tRNA ligase: protein MITRTEIAKILQNPPIDSDVTVMGWVRAYRGRRFIALYDGSTSETLQIVVDFESFPEDLINKIKFHACISVTGTVVESQGSGQAVEIVAKEVEILGENNLEEYPLQAKKQTVEFLREQAHLRMRTATFSSVFRIRHAVAYAVNKYFNDRGYYYLHTPIITGSDAEGAGEMFRVSTLDPENLPRTEDGAIDYSKDFFGKPTNLTVSGQLQAEIGAMSLGKVYTFGPTFRAENSNTTRHLSEFWMIEPEAAFFDLENDMDLAEDFVKYLINYVLDNFDGDLQLLDKRIQEAEKNLPQADRRPMGLIEMLRFVVDNDFARITYTEAVNMLRNSKPFKKGKFEFEPVWGADLQAEHERFLVEKEFKKPVIVRDYPKDIKAFYMRMNDDNNTVAAMDVLFPYIGEVIGGSQREERESMLRKRMHEMNIPEEELWWYMDLRRFGGAPHAGFGLGFERMVQFITGITNIRDVIPFPRAPRTAEF from the coding sequence ATGATTACCAGAACAGAAATCGCAAAAATCTTACAGAACCCCCCGATTGATTCCGACGTAACGGTCATGGGTTGGGTACGTGCTTACCGGGGCCGGCGCTTTATTGCGTTGTACGATGGTTCTACTTCAGAAACTTTACAGATCGTTGTGGACTTTGAAAGTTTCCCGGAAGATTTAATCAATAAGATCAAATTTCACGCCTGTATCAGTGTTACGGGAACTGTGGTCGAAAGCCAGGGAAGTGGGCAGGCCGTAGAAATTGTAGCCAAAGAAGTAGAAATCTTGGGCGAGAATAATCTGGAAGAATACCCCCTGCAAGCAAAGAAGCAAACGGTAGAGTTTCTGCGGGAACAAGCGCACCTGCGGATGCGTACGGCTACGTTTAGTTCTGTGTTTCGTATTCGGCACGCCGTGGCTTACGCCGTAAACAAATATTTCAACGATCGTGGCTACTACTACCTGCATACGCCAATCATCACGGGCAGCGATGCCGAAGGTGCTGGTGAGATGTTTCGGGTGAGCACCCTTGATCCTGAAAACTTGCCACGTACGGAAGACGGGGCGATTGACTATAGCAAAGATTTTTTTGGTAAACCTACCAACCTGACCGTTTCGGGCCAGCTACAGGCGGAGATTGGCGCCATGTCGTTGGGTAAGGTCTACACTTTTGGACCTACTTTCCGTGCGGAAAACTCCAATACGACCCGCCATTTGTCGGAATTTTGGATGATTGAGCCAGAAGCTGCATTCTTCGATTTGGAGAACGATATGGACTTGGCAGAAGACTTTGTCAAGTACCTGATCAACTACGTACTGGATAACTTCGATGGTGATCTTCAATTGTTGGATAAGCGCATCCAAGAGGCTGAGAAAAACCTGCCGCAAGCGGATCGTCGCCCGATGGGATTGATCGAAATGCTGCGTTTCGTGGTAGACAATGATTTTGCCCGGATCACTTATACCGAAGCGGTAAATATGCTTCGCAATAGCAAGCCTTTCAAAAAAGGAAAATTTGAGTTTGAGCCTGTTTGGGGAGCAGACTTACAAGCTGAGCACGAGCGCTTTTTGGTGGAGAAGGAATTTAAAAAGCCCGTTATCGTTCGGGATTATCCCAAAGACATTAAGGCCTTCTACATGCGCATGAACGACGACAATAATACCGTTGCCGCCATGGATGTGCTTTTCCCCTATATTGGTGAAGTCATTGGTGGATCACAGCGGGAAGAACGGGAGAGTATGCTACGTAAGCGGATGCACGAAATGAACATCCCCGAAGAAGAACTTTGGTGGTACATGGACTTGCGCCGTTTTGGCGGAGCTCCACACGCTGGATTCGGCCTTGGCTTTGAGCGTATGGTACAATTTATTACAGGAATAACGAATATCCGTGATGTAATTCCATTCCCGCGAGCGCCGCGTACGGCGGAGTTTTAA